TAGAtcatagaaaacattttccacagACTGAAAACAACAAATTTAGATTGGGGGAAAATGTCTTCCCCTTTTGGCAGGAAAGGAATCACTTTCCCTTAGTCACCAAACAAATTAAAACtatctttcttgaaaattatattcaaggaaaaattaatttatcatgAAGTTTTCGGTAAAACAAACACACCGTAAAACTTGCCTTTTATACTTTGTTAGACTGTCAGACTAACATATTTAAGCTATAAGGTTCAAAGGGATTATATGAAAACAGACCTAAATAAACTACTAAACGAGTGATGAAATTATTAATATAGAACAGAGCTAGTAATATTTGTAACAATTAAGCTCTAACCACATACCTCTATACAAGCCAAAACCAGAAATTCGATGAGCTATTCACAAATTGAGATAAGAAATGGTAAGAACTCTTTGCACATACCATGTAATGCATATCGGGCCCATCATCATCAATTACCACGAGAGCACCACCTGCTGGTGCTCCTGTTAACACTATTTCAACCTTTCCCCCAACATGCGTACGCAACAATGCACCCTCGATCAAGTTGCTCAGAGCCTGGCGGAAAGCAGGTTCTTCTATGGCAACTTGCAAGGGTTGTGAAAGTTCACTTAGCTCTACCACACGTTGCTGATTACGGGCAAGAGGTCTTATGGCACCAACGAGGTCCGAGAGCACATCAGAAACATTGCACGGTCTTCCTGACAAGAAGAAAGGGCATTAGGGGATAATCAGGTGGATTAACgtaaaatgagaaaatgagatAATTCCATGAGAAAGCACTGTACAAAGATTTATCCATTTCGATTATTTCCATTGAAACATTGAATTTCTGCAAAAGTAATGAAATCACGAGCTCTGTTGCTAGAGCACCTCCACACTTAATCAACAACTTTAAGATGTCATGATGAAAGTGGTCAAGTTTCCTTTAAATAGTTGAATGTCACTAAAAAGCAACGAGTATCTTTCCCATCTTGTGCAAGAGTCCAATTTCAGTTCTCTCAGCCATGCTCTTACGAAAATTAGTAACCAGACTTGTAACTTGTAAGGTCCGGTGGTATCAAGTTATCAggttgacatatatatatatatatgctctcTGAGTgtcattctaaaaaaaatagagaaggtGGTGATCAGTGTACATCCAGAAGTACTAATGCACATAAATCAAATTAAGGAAAGCACAACCTAATATAAGAAATTGTAACTGTAACTAGTGTTGCTTCTTGATGCACATATAGAAATTCATTGCCTTAGAATAGTAAAATCTTCATCCAAGAACACATTTGTCAGCTCGAATCATCGCCTATGAAAGGTAAAAGCCATAAATGAAGTTACTTACTGATAGTTAGTTACATATATTCATATGTAGGTCTAAAGCTAGCCTGTTATAGCATTACTAGCAGAAGAGATGCAAGTGATGAACAGAAACTACAGTATTCACATataaaaagcaagaagaaattGCTCTCAGAATAATGGAAGCATCTGGTCCAGCTTAAGGAATATAATTACCTGATTCCATGTTGTTGAAGAGGTGCAAGAGCAAGAGGTGGCGTTGGCAACTCTAAATCTTTCACAGCAGAATTCTGAGAGAACTGAtcaccttttgaaaatttgctttGAATATTATCAGTCAATTGAGACCTTCCAGAACCAGGATGGGCATAGGTTGAGTTGTGCACTTTCTTTAATGTTTCTTCATTGTACCGCATTATGTTAGCCTGAGAAATATCAAATGAAAAGAGTCAGATCTATTGCCAGCTATATGAATTGTTAGGCTGACAGTCTCTGCAATACCAACAGAACATGAATAGCTAAGTTTTGTCTATTTGTAAAATTGTAACGGTAACTTTGAACTGCAGATTTTGTAGAGGTCAGCTACATTAACAGAAAGGGCACATCTCTTACTGCATACAAAAAGATTGACAGAGTTAAATGACTTTTGACTCTACCAAAGTGGAAAGCACTGGTGACTGAGGGTGCTGAAGGTTGGCAAAATTGATCAACAGATACATCTGTAGAAGTAGATAAGTCTATAATAGAAGAAGCATATCATGCTTCACCAAGAAGTGTTCTAACATGGTTAgagaacaggaaaaaaaaaccttaaacatATACAAAGGCTTGCAAATGCCATATTAATCAACTCCATCCACCTTTTACTACATTTTGTCCTCCATGAGAAACTTATATGCGTCACAGAGATGTCAATGAGCAAGCACGTGCGAGCAACTCCACTCTACATGATCACTGTGACCTACTACTAAACAGCAGTGGTCTATATCAAGAGATGAAACCTAAATGACAATTCTGTGTCCAGAAAAAGGACAACTGTCAAAGGAAATGATGTGTGCACCTTTGTAAAGTATACTGCATCCTGAAGTTGTTGAAGAGTATCTCGCATTCGATCACCTTGCACCAAGATGTCTTCAACAATGTCATGGGAAATCTGCAACCATATGTCTTTTAGATGTAGAATTTCAGGCCAGAaaggggggaaaagaaagaagtgaaATACACAAACCTCACTTCGTTTCATGTGCAGAGACAGCATTTTTGTCAAACTTCGAATGCTCGACAGAGGACCACGAATCTGTGTAAACTTTCAAACATTACATTTCTTAACAATCACTTCAAGTAACACATGCTGATGCCAGATGATCCTTCTTACCTGCTCCACTAAGTTGCTCATCCGGACGTTATTTTGCCAGGAAGATTGCTGGAGCAACATTGCCTTCTGTTGGGCAACAAATGCAAGCAGGAGCAACTCAGTTGAACAGCACACAATAAGGACTAGTTCAATTTAAATATGCAGGAAGTAAAGTCAGAGCTACAGTGAGGCAAGCTGATCACATGTTATGCATACAAGCAACCAACAAGCTGTTCAGGTATATGAAGGGCAAATAGCAGGTGATTATATCTACCAAAATAAAAGGGCATTAATAGTAAAGCTCCTGATAAATACCAGATTACAAACAGGTCAAGCTTTTAGCATATTCTCCATGGAGGATATATCTTATCCAAACACCCTAATTAAGAGTGCGATATAGCATGACTAACATGTAAATCACAGGATTCCACTGGAAAATGAAGcatgacaacctaaaaatatgaCTGCCTAGTGAAAAAAGTGCAATGATCTAATCTAGGTAGCAGAAAATGCTGTAAATCCCCTCTAGATATCCACGGAgcaactaaaaatcaaattgctcCCTGCACAGACCATGCATGCCTATGCAGCTACGGTGGATTATGCAATACAGAAGTAGATGCTGTTTTACCAAAGTAGTGACTGAagcatattataaaaaaaaatggcccaaaatatagaaaataatataatcaaaaaaaaaatttgtcaaaaggaTTGGTGTCACTCATGATTAACAGTCGTTGCCACAGCAGACTAGACAACTAACCCACATCCCTGGAGTCCAGATTCGGCATGCACTTTCTTTATGCAATATACATAGAAACAGGACACATAGAATCCATATGTATCCAGTTACAAAAGAGAGCGGCAAACCGGCTTAGCTGAACAGTTGTACCTGATCCATGACATAGGCCATTGCAATAGAACGGGAGATGTTGACAGCAATTGATCTCTGCTCAGGGCTCAACTGGCGCATTCCGACCTTCATATCCTTTACACTCGGAGTATCCCtcattttcaattcatgtccCAAAGGCGGCAATGCATACACGTCCTCCGGAGATAGCGAATGCAAAGTATCCTGCTCTTCCATCATAGGAAACTCGGCAACCAAGAATCCGACTACAAAAGGGTGCTTCACCATCGGAAATACCACCGCCCGAGACTCCGGTATCTCTTCAACCTACAAGGTAATCCACTAACTAACTTCCAGcccctaaaaagaaagaaattggagCAAATGGCAATAAAAGGACTGAGCaacaaaaatgatcatttacTTGTTGGTTAGAAAGTGCGGCTTCAGCAACGCGCAATCCAGTTGCAACGTTgaaatttccaaccaaaataaCAATGTCAGACTCATTCGCGTTGGATTCCGGATGAGCAGCGACGCGGCGCAGCTCTAGGCGGTCCATCACATAACTACCAGCCGGCCTCACATAGACCTGCTCCAATTCGAATCGAACACTCCTCATTAACATTGAAAAACTCATCGATTCAACGACAACGATCTCGACTTTCTAAGCAAAACCGGAAGCAGAAAAAAAGGCTCAAAAGCTCCGAGGAACGGACCGAGAGGAGAGCATCGGGATGGACGATCCGGCGGAAGAGGTCGAGCTGCTCGAGGCAGAGCCGCTGGAAGTCGGGGCTCGGGAGCACCAGGCCGCCCCTCTGGTCCTGCTCCACCCGCTGCGCGAACtccaccggcgagctcgaggccctGCGGATGGCGGAcgcgacggcggaggcggagggcaGGAGCGGCCGCTCCGCGTCGCCGGGCGGGGGCGCCGTGGGCCACGCGGCGGAGGGATCCGGAGCCGGGGGCGgggcggcgccggcgccggcgagggGGACGGGCCTGGGGGAGGGCGAGCTCGGGGAGAGGGAGCGGCATTTGCAGGCGGAGGCGTGGGGCTTGGGGGCCGGGGAGGTCAGGAAGCAGAAGAGGAGGAGGTTGccggaggcggcggtggcggaggcggaggcggaggcggaggcggcggcgggggcggaggcggtggcggtggagaGGAGGTTTTGGGGAGAGAGTGAGGAGGAGAAGAGCATTGTAGTGGCggttgtagagagagagagtgatggaaAAAGAGGACGATGGCTTTCGGTTTTGGAGCTGCAATCTGAGCCATATGGCTGGAGGCGGAGCTCTGCCACGTGGCACTTTTCTGTGCCCTCATAAATTTTGGGAGGaatttcgtgattaaaaaaaaaaacaaaattattttttgtgggtGTTTAGAATTGAGCTTTccgacaaaaaagaagaaggaattaaACTTAATAATTATAAAGTTCGGtcaatatttaaaatgtcatctaaatatatatatatatacatatactaCGTATATCTAAGTATTAATATTCGTATCCTTTTTATAGGTTCAAGTGTTTAGGtcttaaaaggaaaatcaaagtgCATCGGTTACAAGATGTTAGATCAagtaaaaagtcaaaaataaaattttgcgtCCATGTTCTTCTTAGagattttattttgcatttatccACATCTATttgtaattaaaatttcaatattatgtTGCCAAATCACTATCTTGTAAGCTTAAGACGGCCCAACCACTGCGATCTCGCCCTACTTAGGGCCACTTCTTCCAACACGGGAAGAGGGAGGtgagttcaaatccccacattctcgaAATGGGGTGTGGGCAGAACGTGGTTTCGGGTGGATTTCGACTCACCCCTACTGCGGTAGGGAGGAATGGGGTGGGACGCGTAAAGTTTGAaaagtgggtttcgactcccacgcccgtTCGTTCAAGAGTAGGGTAAGAAATGAGCCGAGCCTGTAGACATAGAgtaggattgacaaaaaaagaaaaagcttaaGATGGCCCCTATATATAAAAAGTGTCACACCCTGAACCCCGAGCACGTGTACGTCCCTCGATGGTTGACTGAAATGCGACATTCTCAGAACGAGTCGcttactctttctttttatgcacaattaaacacatgcagaagtgaattaaataaacacttTGGCAACCATCAAACATGGGGATAGTAAAACACAGGCCAATGCTCTTTCACAAAACTCACTTCATTAACCTAAGGATTCATATTAACAAGTATATGtccaaaagaaaaccctaagCCACCTACGCTCCGTACCCTCTAACCTTGGGCTTCGAGttcaccatctaaggacctgaaaaatgGTTAATCA
The window above is part of the Eucalyptus grandis isolate ANBG69807.140 chromosome 6, ASM1654582v1, whole genome shotgun sequence genome. Proteins encoded here:
- the LOC104417006 gene encoding chloroplast sensor kinase, chloroplastic isoform X1, giving the protein MLFSSSLSPQNLLSTATASAPAAASASASASATAASGNLLLFCFLTSPAPKPHASACKCRSLSPSSPSPRPVPLAGAGAAPPPAPDPSAAWPTAPPPGDAERPLLPSASAVASAIRRASSSPVEFAQRVEQDQRGGLVLPSPDFQRLCLEQLDLFRRIVHPDALLSVYVRPAGSYVMDRLELRRVAAHPESNANESDIVILVGNFNVATGLRVAEAALSNQQVEEIPESRAVVFPMVKHPFVVGFLVAEFPMMEEQDTLHSLSPEDVYALPPLGHELKMRDTPSVKDMKVGMRQLSPEQRSIAVNISRSIAMAYVMDQKAMLLQQSSWQNNVRMSNLVEQIRGPLSSIRSLTKMLSLHMKRSEISHDIVEDILVQGDRMRDTLQQLQDAVYFTKANIMRYNEETLKKVHNSTYAHPGSGRSQLTDNIQSKFSKGDQFSQNSAVKDLELPTPPLALAPLQQHGIRPCNVSDVLSDLVGAIRPLARNQQRVVELSELSQPLQVAIEEPAFRQALSNLIEGALLRTHVGGKVEIVLTGAPAGGALVVIDDDGPDMHYMTQMHSLTPFGSDLFSKDMVEDNMTWNFVAGLTVAREILESYGCVVRVISPRTPDAALGAGGTRIELWLPSFASVSHPESPAQEV
- the LOC104417006 gene encoding chloroplast sensor kinase, chloroplastic isoform X2; this encodes MLFSSSLSPQNLLSTATASAPAAASASASASATAASGNLLLFCFLTSPAPKPHASACKCRSLSPSSPSPRPVPLAGAGAAPPPAPDPSAAWPTAPPPGDAERPLLPSASAVASAIRRASSSPVEFAQRVEQDQRGGLVLPSPDFQRLCLEQLDLFRRIVHPDALLSVYVRPAGSYVMDRLELRRVAAHPESNANESDIVILVGNFNVATGLRVAEAALSNQQVEEIPESRAVVFPMVKHPFVVGFLVAEFPMMEEQDTLHSLSPEDVYALPPLGHELKMRDTPSVKDMKVGMRQLSPEQRSIAVNISRSIAMAYVMDQKAMLLQQSSWQNNVRMSNLVEQIRGPLSSIRSLTKMLSLHMKRSEISHDIVEDILVQGDRMRDTLQQLQDAVYFTKANIMRYNEETLKKVHNSTYAHPGSGRSQLTDNIQSKFSKGDQFSQNSAVKDLELPTPPLALAPLQQHGIRKTVQCF